CTTTCACATTATTACAAAgcattactttctttttttaagaaaaagtgGTAACTGTAAGTATAACTGAATTTCCAGCCCTGGGTGACCTTTATTCCCAGCATGTCCTTTATCTACTCAATTTGGTCACAGCGAGAGAGAACAGCCTGTGGCCTGTCAGCCAAACCACAGGCGGCCCTACTGCCACTTTCACCCTGCAGATCCCCAGCAGAGCTGAGCAGAGCTGCACCAAACACCTGCAtcgcacaggcaggcagaatgCATTGGCCAGCAGAACCCACCCCATTGGCTGGAAAACACCAGCTAACAGCACCTAGAGCCCTCtaaaaattaaattagccaATCCtagagcgaggtacttaacccaAACTGTTCCAGTGAAAATATGCAGTTGATTGCatgtttacacacaaaaaaacttaaGGTTAAGGTAAGTGTCAGAGTTTATGATAAAGTGTgtgaacataaacataaaagcaaactTGAAGAGGGGCCTCACAATCGAGGAAGTCGTCCATTTTGCGCTCCAGGTAGGTGCGAGCAGACTGCGAGCGAGCTCCGATGGACATGGCCTTGCAGTCGAAGTAGTTGGCGGAGGGGCAGGTCTGGAAGATGTGAGGGCCCATGTCCTGGATGCAGAGCACACATGCACTTTTCACTACGGTGGAGCAGACTGGCACGCAGCGACAATACAGAGCCACAGGACCTTAACTCTGCTTCCGGAGAGCCGCTTGGGCTGGGTTATTACTTTCAGTGTCAAAACAAGCAaccgattcagacccaagaaaccaggtgaggtcaCGCTGGTTAGGTCAGGCACTTCAACTGGTCAGCTAAGTTCTCAGTAACAACGGCAAGGAGCAGATCCTATGGCTCTCCACATGCAGGGATGGAGACACCTGACAGAGTGGCATACATTAGTAAACCAACTAGGTTACCTTTacgcacagattttttttttaatttgaagagagaaaaaatacagaGCAACTGCtgcaccaccctccccccttccctagCATTAAGAGCAGCCAAGGTGCTATATGCATGTAGAACATGTACACCAATAAAACAGAACCTACGTCATAGCCAGCGATGAGCAGCCCAACTCCGTAGGGCCTTCTGCCATACCGCTGTGTAGGAATCTGGGTTTCTGGGACACGAGTTAAGGAAGACTCAGCCGTTACACTCAAATACCTCCCCAATATGCCGTACACAACTCGACATAAAAACAGGAACTGCCAAGGTTAAGACTGCAGATGATTTTGAGAAACATTTCCTTGCTTTTCATAAACGGATTTGTCCTGCTTCACTGAAGCAGCGCTGCCTAAAACCaccacagccagagagagacatTAGTCAACTCCACCCAGTGGTGTTCTCATTGGTGTTCTCATTAGTAAAGGGTGGTGCTCCTAGTGTTAAAGGCCGGTGTTCTCATTGGTAAAAGGATACTGCTTCCGATCAGCGAGACGAGGCGGGACACAGGGAGGGGCCGATCAAACACAAACCTGGAGTCCAGACACTCCTGACGCATGAAGTTACTGCAGAGGAAAAacaggtgggggggagagagagagacagatagtgCTTATTGGGACTCCAATACAGTTCGTGAATCATATAAAAACAATAGAGATTTATACTGACCACAGAAGCCTGGCATCAGCCGTGAGCCCAGCAATGGAGATTCCTATGTGGTTATCCACATGGAGGATCTTCTTCTGATGAGCAGCCAGCTCTGATTGAGCCCTCTAGAGTACGGGAGGAATCATGTCaaattactgtatttattttgactgtAATTTGATGCCGAGAGGGGAAGCTAGGTGTGTTGAGGTACAAGCAGACAACACTGTGCCAAATTACTGAGGGTTCTTATTCCAAACACGGATCAGAACTCcaagacaaaaatatatatacaaccTGTAACTACAGAATTTAAGCAGGACTTATTTGCGTAGAAAACAAATGAGTACCTGACTGACATGCGAATTCATCAGAAACTATCggtaaatttctcccatcaaCTACTAATTAGGCTGCATTGTCGGAGGGGCTTACCCTTTGGTTGATGTGGGTGCCAGGGTTGATGTGAAGaatattgtgacaattgttggCAAAATGCGCTACACTAATAAATTGCGATACTTGTAGTTGTGAGGCAGAGACATCTGCTAATCTCACAACTAGTCGAAGTTCACTAGAAGGATAttcacccacaaaaaaaaaaacaacaacgatGAAATCTCACGGTATATTAAGGAGGACCGTACCTTGAGAGCCACGAGCACTGCGTGACTGCGGGACTTAAGTCCGACGGTGGCGGAACCCTGTTTCACTGCCTCCATAGCATACTCAATCTGATGAATACGCCCCTAAAACACAGGAACCAGGCCAAAATCAATTCATACTGCATACAGCCAAGCAAAAGTGCAACTGAAAAAAAGCAACCTCAAAGCCATTGGTAATTGATAAGTGTTCTCTTTCCTTTCAAAAGCTGTCACAATGAAGGGCATACAACCAAAGCATCGCATATAATTTTGTAACGTTACACATACAGGGAAAGCAACATTATCATGAAATACTTGAATGAAGACTTACCTGAGGACTCCAGACGGTGACGTCGTTATCATATTGGTTGCGAAACTAAAGAGAGACAAAATATAAATCGACACACAGCAGATCTATTGTCCAACGTGCACTTAACCTGTGGTTTAAACGGTTAAAAACTTACATAATTGTCCTGGTGCTGCATCATAGAAGGCAAATGAAAGAACTTATAACTGCTTATAACGCAGGCGACAACGTACTGAGCTGAACACCTAAAATGTGGTTTAGAATttctaatgaataaataattgagaCATTTTTACAGGCCATCTGCTGTCTTTAAGTTTCCTATGACGTCTCACATTTTGCCTCACTGGCTaggtaacattagctagctgcCTACATTAATGGGTGATAGCGATAACGGAGCTTAGGGCTTCATCGTGTGTGACTTTCCAACCTGCATTAGCCAGGTAGCTACATCCGCGAGTATGTATTACATTCATAATAAAAAACTATCACCAGTTCGCAAGCGAGGGACCTCAGAGTTCACCATCCGGATATGAAAGCGAAAGTACACGCAACAACATGCTAAATACAACGTTAGCTACATTGTCCATCTGGGCTAATTTAACATCTTACATAGCAATATATCTTCATGTTTTGTCAGTTCAAGGATTTCGTTAGCAGTTTAACAGCTGGTGCTGTGGCTAACTAATGGAAATGAATAACAGTGCACAGGGCCCAGCATACAGTCCGGCATCTAGCTAGCGATAAAATATGGTGCAtcttgctaacgttagcttgctagctaattcaatttaaaagcaaactttttactggaaaagaaaatgacCTAAGCAGATGATGGGGACGAAGACCGTTTTAGAAATAATACGTTTTTAAGCAAACTTACTTGCACATTTACCTTGTTTACTTCTATATCGaaaagctaatgttagctagctggctaaacgCTTACTCATGGCCCCATTCCCCCATATTAGCGAGCCAGACAAATCTTAAGTTGCTGTTTCTCTTAATATGGCTGAAAACGTAATTATTGACGAACACATCCCATGCTAATATACGGCTGAAGTGTAAAAACCAAAACTGCACAATTGTGACAGCgaacataaatgtaattaatgctGAAATCTCTTTCATTCTCACCATTTTCCTCCTGCTGTAATCTCTCCCTCCGAGATCAATGATTCTGCAGATCTTCTGCTTTTCCTAAAAATCTCCGCGCGCAGGGGAAAGCATTAGATCACAGAGCTACACTGCGAATGTGTGACCTGATAGAACTGCAAAGTTCCTTTGGATATTATCAAGTTGCCAACCTATCGGTATAGTAGTAgctaatgtttttctttaaaaaactgGTATGTTCTTTCCCATCTACGTCCTAAAGACCTTTGTATCAGGAAGGCCAATGTTTAGTGGAAATAAACCACGAAAATTAGCGGTTTATGATATAGATAGCCAGCCCATAGACAATTTTATCGAATCAAGTTAATTCCCTGAAGGCTACTTAATATAACTTGGGCGACATGTCCCTAAAAGCGTCTATTCAACGGGTCATATGTGGTTTTACACTGTATTATATTGTCACTAAGCAGACTCTCCTATCCATagcaactgacaaaaaaagtttatttgacTATTTACAGGCGTAAGTCTCCGCGGCTAATTTATTAATGGGGCAAAAGAGCGTCCTTGTTTTCGAGTAATCGATTTCAGAAGCAAATATACGCATTCCATGTAGTTTTCGTGGAATTAATTTAGAATATTAATAGTTAGCCGTGTGTAGCTATTGTTAAAGGAAGTAAATTCCCACAGTCCTGCACAGATTCAAGTCTCAAAACTGGAGTAGCGTGCGGCTTTCTGCTGGCTATACTGCAGCGCGCGCTCCGTGGATTGTTGCTCGTGGTTTTGCAGATTGTCACATCTAGGCGGCGACACAGAGTCCATCCtcggaaaaaaacaacatttcaccTCCTTTTCCTTTTACCCAAAATGCTCGAGTACGTTTCAGTGACCATGTCGCGCGTTTGCTGTcatgaaataatacaaaaaataggCACGAAAAGAGGGGGGACGGGGACTTCTCGCGGAATATAAGGATATACAGCTAAAACCATGGCTGTAACAGAAGAAGGAGATGTGTTGCACAGTAAAATCAGGCAGTACGATGGGATTGGCAGTGCAAACAGCTCAGAAACCTTCAGAAACGGCTATGTGAAAAGCTGCGTCACCCCTTTAAAACAAGACCACCAAGGGGGCTTCTTATTTAACATTTGTAGGTTTTGCAGTGTGGATTTAATAGGTTTGAGACGATTTCGGGCTTCGGCTCTTTACGTCGGCGCGTTCGCAGTTTTTGCCGTTTCTCTGCTGATCTCCAGGAGCCTGCCAAGTGGACTTAGCTTTTTGGATCTGCGGACACTGCTGGGCTTTTCACAATCCATCAGCCCCCTGTTCAGCATAGGCTGTGCGTTCTTCTTTTTAACGTTTTACCTGCGGAGGAATAAGAGGGAAAGTTACTGGTGCTGGCTGTTGTCGCTGCCAGCGTCGTGCTACTTGGGGGACTTCTTCGTCTTGCTGTTTTTGCAATGGGGGGAAGACCATCACCAGATGCAGATGGTGGGCAGACTGCTGTTTGTCCTGGGCTGCGTGGGCTTGCTGACATTGGTCCCCACTTTGAAACTCAGACACAGTGTTGTGATCCTGGTTTTCGCCAGTTTGGTGTGGCTGGTTTCCTTCACGAGCCTTGGCTGTCTGCCCCCGTACGCGAGACCCCTTTTGGCTTGCGTGGCGGGGGTATCGGGCTGCCTCACGGGGCTCTGTTTCCATAATTATTACCCCGCAAGGGACACGCCGCACAGGATCCCTAACGCCGAGGAAAAGGTCCCTGTAATTAGACCTAGGAGAAGGTCCAGTTGTGTGTCTTTGGGAGAAACGTCAACCAGTTATTATGGCAGTTGTAAACTGCCCCGGAGACCCTCCCTACCATGCATTTCCAGAGAACAGGTAGGTTTTCAGGCACATAAATTACCGCTCTTTTTTATTCCATCAGTgttaatacaaaaataacaaagatagCACAAGTCTCTTCTTGGTGCACCACGAGCtggatttttttccctgaaagtGTTTTGATGAATGAATGTAACGCCACGCTCTTTTAAATGGAAAGACCTTAGATGTAAGTGTTTATACACTTTCCATAATTCGTAAATTACGCACACTGGCATGTTATGTTCTCGCACTCAAGaaactttattcatttgctATAACTACTTATACGTTGTTATTTACTACAACACAGGACTACCCTACTGCTGAAAGTTACTATGTGGGATGCGCACAGCTAGGCCAAGTCCTGGAGGTGTAGTCTATCTGTAGTATCGCACTACTAAACCTGGGAGAAGCTCAGTGGGGTGTTCATGTCATACCGAACAAGTGACGTGCAA
Above is a genomic segment from Anguilla rostrata isolate EN2019 chromosome 16, ASM1855537v3, whole genome shotgun sequence containing:
- the psma1 gene encoding proteasome subunit alpha type-1; its protein translation is MFRNQYDNDVTVWSPQGRIHQIEYAMEAVKQGSATVGLKSRSHAVLVALKRAQSELAAHQKKILHVDNHIGISIAGLTADARLLCNFMRQECLDSRFVFDRPLPVSRLVSLIGSKTQIPTQRYGRRPYGVGLLIAGYDDMGPHIFQTCPSANYFDCKAMSIGARSQSARTYLERKMDDFLDCSLNDLVQHGLRGLRETLPAEQDLTTKNVSIGIVGKDMEFTIYDDDDVAPFLEGLEERAQRKVAPPAEEPAAEKPDEPMEH